Within Halobacterium jilantaiense, the genomic segment GGGCTGGCGCTGTTCGTCGGGAACTACGCGGGTGTGCCGGCCTCCACGTCGATGACGGCCGTCGGCGCAATCGCGGGCCTCGGGCTCGCCCGGGACGCCCTCAACGTCGCCGTGATGGGCGAAATCGCCATCTGGTGGGTGGTCGCGCCGGTCATCGGGTTCTGGGTGTCGCTCATCATCGGCCGGTACTTCTACGCTCGCCTGCACCGCCGGGTCGCGATGGAGCGCAGCGACCCGCCGCTGCTGGAGGTCGACCGCTCCGGCGCGATTCCGGTTCCTCGGGCGGAGGAGACGACGAACCGCCGAGAGCTGTACGGCGTCATCACGGTCATCAGCATCGGCTGCCTGATGGCGTTCTCCTCGGGCACGTCGAACATCGCGAACGCCATCGCGCCGCTGGTCGGCAGCGGCGTCATCGAGATGAACCCCGCCATCCTCATCGGCTGCGCGGCGGTCGGGCTCGGCGCGTTCACCATCGCCCGCCGCACGCTGGAGACGATGGGCAGCGACATCACGGAACTCCCGCTCACGGCGGCCATCGTGGTGGCGTCGGTGAGCGCGACGCTGGTCATCTTCCTGTCGGCAATCGGCATCCCGGCGAGCTTCGTCGTCATCGCGACGGTGAGCATCGTCGGCCTCGGCTGGGGGCGGGCGACCCGGCCCGTCAGCGTACAGGGCGTGATGCAGGGCGACTCGGACGTACAGGTGTCGGTCGGCGGGCTGGCCGCCGACGACGCGGACGAGGAAGTGCCCGCCATCGGCGAGGAGGACGCCGCCGACATCCCGAGTGCGGGCGACCTCTTCGACCCCGGGACGACGGTCCGAGTCATCGCGATGCAGAACCTCGTTCCGCTGGTCGGCACGGTCGGCGCGTACCTCGCGTTCCGCTTCCTCCCCATCTGGGGATTCTGACGCGCTAGTTTATCCCTCGTCAGACAGTACCACGGCCATGGTTCGACGCGTCCTGGTGCCGGTCGACGGTTCGGAGCTCGCGACCCGCGCGCTAGAGTACGCGCTCGACGTCCACGGCGACGACGACATCACGCTCCTGTACGTCGCCGGGGAGGCGTCCCCGATGATGGGGTCCGCGGCGAAACTCGCACTCGAAGACGACCTCGACGAGGCCATCCTCGAGGAAGCCGAGGAAGTGTTCGGTCCCGCCCGCGAACTCGCCGACGAGTGCGGCGTCAGCGCGGACGCCGAAATCGGCCTCGGGAAGCCGGCGAGCGTCATCGTCGAGCACGCCGAGAACCACGACGTGGTCGTGCTCGGCAGCCACAGCAGCAGTCTCCGCGAGCGGCTGCTCGTGGGGAACGTCGCGACGAAGGTCGTGGAGAACGCGCCCGTGCCGGTGACAGTCGTCCGGTAGCCGGCGCTCGGCGGTACCACGGAGCGGGGGTTTGACCACCCCCGAGCCGAAGGCGTACGTATGCGACCGGAAGACGGAGCGAGCGTCCGGCACCGCGACCTCACCGGCCAGACGGTCCTCGTCACGGGTGCGACGGGCGGCGTCGGCCGCGAGGTCGCGCTCTCGCTCGGCCGCCTGGGCGCTGACGTGTTCGTGCACGGCCGCGACCGCGACCGGGGCGAAGCGGTCGCGAATCAGCTCCGCGATCTGGGGGTCGACAGCGAGTTCCTGCGAGCGGACTTCGCCGACCTCGACGCCGCCGCGGACCTCGCAGAGGCCGTCCGCGACCGGACCGACGAACTCGACGTGCTCGTGAACAACGCCGGCGCGCACTTCGACGACGGGTGGCTGACGGACGCCGGCGTCGAGGCGACGCTCCACGTCAACCACCTCGCGCCGTTCGCTCTGACTACCGCGCTTCGGGACCACCTCACTGGCGGCGGACGCGTCGTCACCGTCTCGTCAGAGGTCCACCGGCGCGCCGACCTCGACGTCGACGAACTCGATTCGCTGGCCGACTACGACGGGTTCGCGGCGTACTCGCGGTCGAAGCTCGCGAACGCCCTGTTCATCCGAGCGCTCGCCCGACGCCTCGACGGGCCCGACGCGGTCGCCTGCCACCCGGGGTTCGTGCCGGACAGCGGGCTCTGGCGGAACAGCTCGCTGCCCGTCCGCGCCGTCATGCGCGTCTTCTCGCTGCTGCCCCGGCCGCTGACCTTCGGGAGAGTCGACTCGGCCGCGTCGGCCGCCGTCACCCCGACGTTCCTCGCGGCCGCCGAGACGGTCGAGAGCGGCGCGTACTACCGGGACTGCCGGCCGGTCGACCCCGCAGAGCCGGCCCGCGACGACGGCCTCGCTGCGGACCTCTGGGCGTGGAGCGAGGAGCGTGTCAGTCAGTCGCTGGACCGGCGCGTCGGCCAGTAACCAGAACGCACTTTCGGGCTGGCGTAGACCCCCCGGTATGGAACTCTCGGACAAGCGCGTCGTCGTCACGGGTGCCGCGGGGCTCGTCGGCAGCCACCTCGCGGACGCGCTCGCCGACGACAACGACGTGCTCGCCGTGGACAATCTCTCGAAGGGCAGCCGCGAGGCCGTCCCGGACGGTGTCGAGTTCGCCGAGCGGGACGTCCGTGACGAGGACGACGTTGCCGCGGTCATCACGGAAGACGTCGACGCCGTCTTCCACTTCGCGGCGTACACGGACACGAACTACGGCGACCCGCGACAGCTGTTCGAGGAGAACGGCGCGATGACGTACAACGTCCTCGAACGCATGCGCGAGGTCGGCGTCGACAAACTGGCGTTCACGTCGTCGTCGACGGTGTACGGCGAAGCGCCGATGCCGACGCCCGAGGACTACGCGCCACTCGAACCGATCTCCGTCTACGGTTCGAGCAAACTCGCAGACGAGGGACTCGTCTCGACGTACGCCCACAGCTACGGCATCCAGTCGTGGGTGTACCGGTTCGCGAACATCGTCGGCCCCCGTCAGCGCGGCACTGTCGTCCCGGACTTCATCGAGAAGCTGCTGGACGACCCGGAGACCCTCGAAATCCTCGGAGACGGCCGCCAGGAGAAGTCCTACCTGCACGTCGAGGAGTGCATCGACGCGATGACGCACGTCGTCGAGCACGCCGACGACGACCTGAACATCTACAACCTCGGCACTCGCACGACGACGTCCGTGAACGCCATCGCCGACATCGTCGCCGACGTTCTCGGTCTCGACCCCGAGTACGAGTACACCGGCGGTGACCGCGGCTGGACCGGCGACGTGCCGAAGATGCGGCTCTCCATCGAGAAGCTCGCCGCGCTCGGCTGGGAGCCCTCGCTGTCCAGCGACGAGGCCGTCCGGCGGGCGGCCGAGGGACTCGCCCCGGAGATTCGGGCGGAACGCGAGTAGTAGGCAATCCTTTTTCCGCCGGCCCGCGTACCCCGGGTCGTGACGGAGTACGACGTCGGCGACCAGCTACCGGTCGAGACGGTGCCAGCGGGCACGAATCTCCTGGTAGCGGGGCCGCCACTGACGGGGAAGCGCGGGCTCGCTCGCTCGCTGCTCGCGGAAGGGTGCCGGCAGGGCGAGGGCGCGGCGGTCGTCGGCACCCGGGACTCCGTGAAGTCGCTGCGGCGACAGGCACCCGAAATCTGGGAGGCCGTTCAGGACGGCCGGGGCGGCATCGTCGACTGCGTGACCCGGCAGGGCGGCGAGCACGTCGAGAACGACGACCTGGTGAAGTACGTGCCGTCGCCGGGCGACGTCACCGAGATCGGCATCCGGCTCGGCGGCATCTTCCAGCACCTCCAACGGGAGGGCGTCCGAGCCCGGTTCGCCGTCTCCACCGTGTCCACGATGCTGATGTACGCCGACGTGCGTCGCGTCTACCGGTTCCTGCACGTGTACGCCGGGCACGTCGAACGCCTGGACTGGCTGGGCATCGGCGTCCTCGACAACAGCAACAGGGAGATGTTCGACCGGCTCGCACCGCTGTACGACGCGATGGTGCAGACGCGACGGGGCGACGACGGCACGCAGCTCCGCGTGGTCGGGCTCGGCTCGGGGCGGAGCGAGTGGGTCGACTACTGACTGTCCTCGAACTCGGCAGCGAACTCCTCGGCGACTTCTTCCGCGGTGCCGTCGCTCTCGGCACCGTCGTGGAACCCGTCTTCGAGGAACGCGAGAATCTCTTCGACGAGCGCGCTCGTGTCCGTGATGGAGTCGCGGTCGAAGGAGACGATGACGCCGCTCCAGTCGTCGAGGGGGACCTGGACCGCGACGACGCCGTGGAACCAGCGGACAGTCGCGTCGAGGTGGCCGAACCGCGCGAACTCGGGCTGTTCGAAGCCGTCGTCGAGGCCCTTCAACACGAGGTGTTTCGCGACCTCCTCGTACTCGGCGTCCGTGAACTCCTCGTCGACGCGATTGGATTTGAAGACGACGTCGTAGTCGTCGCCGTCGTAGTGAACGACCGAACGGAGCTCGCCGGCATCCAGCGAGCGGATGTGGGCGGCGAGCGTCTCAGCGGACATACGAGGTTCATCGGCCCCGGGTGCCGTGAATCTTCCGTCCATGCGGTCGAGGCGGACGCTGTCTCAGTCGGCTGTGAGCGTCTGTTCGTCGTCGACGATGTCGGAGAGGTACTGGTCCTCCCAGTCGCGCCGCGACCGGAGCTCGCGGTGGCCGCGGTCCGTCAGGAGGTAGCGGTTGGTCCGCTCGTCGGCCTTCGCCTTCTCCAGAAGCCCCTTCTCGACGAGCGTGTCGAGGTTCGGGTAGAGGCGGCCGTGGTTGATGTCTCCGGTGTAGTAGTCTTCGAGGTCGTCTTTGATGTCGAGGCCGTTGGGTTCGTCGAGGCCGGCCGCGACGACGAGTAGGTCTCGCTGGAATCCAGTGAGGTCGTCCATCAGTCTAGTTATCGTAATTCGACTCAACTATATTAAACGCTCTGGCGGAACGGATAAATAGGCGGCGCGTCCGCGTCAGGCCTCGACGCGGGGCGGCGTGAGGAGGTCGGAGTCCGCGAGTGCTCCGCACGCCCCTGCGATGGCGAGCACGCGCTCCTCCGTGAAGAAGTCGGGTTCGTGGGCCTCGGCGTCGATGATGCCGACGACGTCGCCGCCGGCGAGAACGGGACAGCAGAACTCGCTCTGGACACTGTCGTCGCACTCGTAGTAGGGGCCGTCGTAGTCGTCGACGCTCTCCACGAGCACGGCGTCGCCCGATAGCCCGACGGTGGAGTTGTTCGACCGCTCGGCGAACGACTCCGTGAGCGGGAACTCCGCCCGGGACGGCTCGCCGACGTAGGCCTCCTTGACGAGCACTTCCTCGCCGTCGGGGTTGGTGGCGCGCCGGTAGACCCCGAGCCAGTCCGGGTCGGTCTCCGCAGCGAGCGACTCGACGGTGGACTGGAGCGCGACCAGACGTGCGGTGTTCGGGTGGTCGCGGAGGCGCTCGGGGTCGTACTCGAGGCCGCAGATTGGTGCGAGGTTGTAGGGGTCGTCCGCGAGACCGACGCCGCAGGTGCCGTCCTCGCCGAGTTCGGGGACGGGGTAGACGTACCGGTCTTCGACGGTCTCCAGTGAGACTGTCTCGTGGGGTGGCCGGGCCACCAGCGACGCGCCGCGGCGGGCGGCGTCGCTGGCGGCGTCGGCGTAGTCCGGGAGCCCGATGGCCCGGAGGTACGAGTCGTGGTCCATGTCGTCGCATTCGGACCGACCGCACTTATGGTCGTTCACTCCGGCAGCGTTCAGGCCTCCGCGACGACGAACAGCGTTTCGAGGCGGTCGGCAGCCTCCCGAACGGTGAACCCCGCGTCGGCGAGCAGGGACTCGGCGTCCGCGGCGTCGTAGCGCTCCGCGACGGGCGGCCCGTCCTCGCCGCTGCCGGTCGCCGTCCAGTCGGCGACGACGAGGCGAGCGCCGGGCTCCAGTACGCGGTGGAGTTCGGCGAGCGAGTCGGGCGTGGCGAACTCGTGGAACGTCATCGTGGACGCCGCGCCGTCGAGGGCGTCGGCGGCGAACGGGAGGTCGGCGACGTCCGCGGTGACCTGCGAAACGTTCGCCGGGCGGCCGTACTCGCGGAGCAACTCGTGCATCTCGGCCTGAACGTCGACGGCTTCGACGGTGTCGACGAGCGGTGCGAGCTCCCGCGTGTAGAAACCGGTGCCGCTGCCGAGGTCGGCGATTCGGTCGTCCGGGTTCGGGTCGAGGCCGGCGAGCAACTCCTCCCGGGAGCAGAAGCGGAATCGGTCGGGGTCCTCGAGCTTGGCGGCGCGGTCGGCGTCGAAGGTGTGGAAGCCCATCGGGTCGGCGTTGCGTCGCCGCCGCGAAAAGCGTTGCTCGGTCGTCGCTGCGACCGTGAAGTCGGGACAGCCTACCGGGAGGCGGCGCTCTCGTCGGAGTTTACTTTTGATACACGCGCCTGCAAGGGCGCGACTGGTGGGGCTCCGTGCCGTCTAGTCGACCCGGAAATGTCCGGACGGACTGGCGATTGTCGGTCGAGCGCGTCCGAGCCCGTCGTCTATGTGGTGTGCCAACAGGCGACGAGCTTTTACGCTAGCAATGACCAATGTAATAGTAGTGCCGGTGTACCGCCCGGCGGCCGTCCCCTGTCGCTGACCCCTGACGACCCGGTTGCACGCCCGGGTGTGGCACCGAGACACACACAACCAACATGACGGAAACCCTCGACCGACTGAGCGAGCAGTACGAAGCGTCGGTGCCCTCTGACCTCCGCGACAGCCGGAGCTTCGAGTGGTACCTAGAAACGCTGTACGAGGACCCCAAGGTCGCCCGCAACGCCCACCAGCGGCTCGCGGACATGTTCGACCACTACGGCACCACCACCGAGGACGGGGTCGTCGAGTACGAACTCGCATCCGAGGACCCGCTGGGCGAGGGTGCGAACACCTTCTTCGGACGGGAGGTCCACGAGTCCATCCACGAGTTCGTCAACAAGGTCAAAAGCGGGGCTCGCGGGCTTGGCCCGGAGAAGCGCATCATCCTCCTCCTCGGGCCGGTCGGCTCGGGGAAGTCCGACGTCGACCGGCAGGTCCGGCGGTACTACGAGGACTACACCGCCCGAGACGAGGGCCGGCTGTACACCTTCCGCTGGACGGACCTCTGCTCGGTCATCGACGACCAGGACCCCAACGACGACACCGTCGTCTCCCCGATGCACCAGGACCCGCTGGTGTTGCTGCCGCAGGAACAGCGCCAGCAGGTCATCGACGACCTGAACGAGGAGCTCGACGCCCCCTACTCGCTGCGCAACGAGCAGGCCCTCGACCCCGAGAGCGAGTTCTACATGGACGAGCTACTCGCGCACTACGACGACGACCTGCAGGCCGTCCTCGAGAACCACGTCGAGGTGACCCGCCTCGTCGCGAGCGAGAACCGCAGAGACTGCATCGAGACGTTCGAGCCCAAGGACAAGAAGAACCAGGACGAGACCGAGCTCACCGGGGACGTCAACTACTCGAAGCTCGCCGTCTACGGCGAGAGCGACCCGCGGGCGTTCGACTACGCGGGTGCGTTCTGCAACGCCAACCGCGGCATCTTCTCCGGCGAGGAGCTACTCAAGCTCCAGCGGGAGTTCCTCTACGACTTCCTGCACGCCACCCAGGAGCAGACCATCAAGCCGAAGAACAACCCCCGAATCGACATCGACCAGGTCATCCTCGGGCGCACGAACATGCCCGAGTACCGGGACAAGCGCGCCGACGAGAAGATGGAGGCGTTCAACGACCGCACGAAGCGCGTCGACTTCCCGTACGTCCTGGAGTACGAGCAGGAGGCCAACATCTACGACAAGCTCCTGTCGAACGCGGACGTGCCGGATGTCCACGTCGAACCGCACACGCTCGACATGGCGGGGCTGTTCGGCGTGCTGACCCGCGTCCGGGAGCCGGACACCGACAACATCGGGCTGCTGGAGAAGGCGAAGGCGTACAACGGCGAGCTGGACGACGTCGAAGACGTCGACCCGGAGAAGCTCCGAGAGGAGGCCGAGGACGCCGGCGACCGCGAAGGCATGGCCGGCGTGAGTCCGCGGTTCGTCGGCGACGAAATCGCGGCCGCCATCATGGAGTCGATGGACCGCGAGCGCGGGTTCCTGTCGCCGCTGACGGTGTTCAACCGCCTCGAGGACAACCTCCCCCAGCACGGCTCCATCCCCGAGGAGAAGGTCGAGGACTACCAGCGCGTCCTCGAACTCGTCCGCGAGGAGTACAAGGAGCGCGCCATCGAGGATGTCCGGCACGCGCTCGCCTACGACTTAGACGAAATCCAGCGGCAGGGCGAGAAGTACATGGACCACGTGATGGCGTACATCGACGACGACACCGTCGCCGACGAGCTCACGGGCCGCGAGCAGGACCCGGACGAGACGTTCCTGCGCGCCGTCGAGGAGCAGCTCGGCGTCCCCCGCGACCGCAAAGACGACTTCCGGCAGGAGGTCTCGAACTGGGTGAGCCGGCGCGCCCGCGAGGGCGAGCCCTTCGACCCCCAGGACAACGACCGCCTGCGGCGCGCGCTGGAGCGCAAGCTCTGGGAGGACAAGAAGCACAACATCAACTTCTCGGCACTGGTGTCGAACGCCGACGTCGACGAGGAACAGGACAACGAGTGGGTGGCGGCGCTCGTGGACCGCGGGTACAGCGAGGACGGCGCTCGCGAGGTCCTGGAGTTCGCCGGTGCCGAGGTGGCGAAAGCGGAACTGGAGTCGTGACCGACTACGTCGCGCGGGCGGACCGCACGCTGCGGGACGCCTACGACGAGCCGATGAGCCTCGCGGAGTACGTCGACCGCGCGTTCGAGGAGCCGCTGGCGGCCGCCCACGCCAGCCGCTACCTGCTCGCTGCCGTCGAGAGCGAGGGGACCCGGACAGTCGTGGAGAACGGCGAGGAACTGGAGCGGTACCGGTTCTTCGACGACCCGCACAACGACGGCGAGCACGCCGTCCTCGGGAACACCGCGACCCTGAACGCGTTCGTGGACGACCTGCGGGCCATCGCGGCGGGCCGGGGGAAGGCCGAGACCATCCTCTGGTTCGCCGGCCCCACCGCCACCGGGAAGTCCGAGCTGAAACGGTGCCTCGTCAACGGCCTCCGTGAGTTCTCGAAGACTCCGGAGGGCCGCCGGTACACCGTGGAGTGGAACATCTCGGACGCCGAAGCGTCCCCGGGACTCACGTACGGCGAGGAGCCCGTCGACCGGGAGGAGGACTGGTACGAGAGCCCCGTGCAGGCGGCACCGCTGTCCGTGTTCCCCGCGGAAGTCCGGAAGGAACTGCTCGCGGACCTGAACGAACACCGGGGCGAGACCGACGAACTCCGGGCCGACGCGGACCTGCCGCCGTTCTCGCGGGAGGCCTACGACTACCTCGAAGAGCAGTACCGCCGCGAGGGCGTCGAGGACCTGTTCGCCGCGGTCACGGACCCGAGCCACCTGCGCGTGAAGAACTACGTCGTCGACCGCGGGCAGGGTGTCGGCGTGTTGCACTCGGAGGACGCCGGCAGCCCGAAGGAACGGCTCGTCGGCTCCTGGGTCGCGGGTCTGCTGGGCAAGCTCGACTCGAAGGGTCGGAAGAACCCCCAGGCGTTCAGTTACGACGGCGTGCTCTCACAAGGCAACGGCTGTCTGACCGTCGTGGAGGACGCCAGCCAGCACGCCGACCTGCTCCAGAAGCTGCTGAACGTCCCCGACGAGCGCCGCGTCAAACTCGACAAGGGCATCGGGATGGACCTCGACACCCAGCTGGTCGTCATCTCGAACCTCGACCTGGAGGCCCAGTTGAACAAGCACGACGACCGGCAGGGGTTCGACCCCCTGAAGGCGCTCAAGCGTCGGCTCTCCAAACACGAGTTCGGCTACCTCACTTCGGTCAGCCTCGAAGCGCAGCTCCTCCGGCGCGAGCTCACGGGCGACTCCGAAGTGTGGACGACGACGGACCCGGACGTGCTCGCGGAGCGCGTGCGCGAGCCGGTGACCGTCTCGGTGCGTGACGAGGACGGGCCGACCGACCGCGAACTCGCACCGCACGCCATCGAGGCGGCCGCGATGTACAGCGTCGTGACGCGCCTCGACGCCGAGGACCGCCCGGAGGACCTCACACTCGTGGAGAAGGCGCTGGTGTTCGACCGGGGGTTCGTCGGGCGCGGTGAGGACCGCCGCGAGGCCGACGAGTTCGACTTCGACGGCGACGACGACGGCGGGAACGGCATCCCCGTGACGTACACGCGGGACGTGCTCGCGGACCTCCTGCACGCCGACGCCGACCGCTCGCACCCCGAACTGGCCGTCGAGCGCGTCGTCACGCCAGACGACGTCCTCGACGAACTGGTCGCGGGGCTCGCCGACGCGCCCGTGTTCTCGGAGGCCGAACGCGGCGAGTTCGAGCAGCGCCTGCGCGCCGTCACGGCTCACGTCCACGACCGTCAGGAGGTCGATGTCCTCGAAGCCATCCTCTCGGAGGAGGGAGCCAGCGAGAGTGAGGTCGAGGAGTACGTCGATCACGTCCACGCGTGGGCGACCGACGACACTGTCGAGAACGCCCGCGGCGAGCAGGAGGAGCCGGACGCGCTCGCGATGAAGGTCTTCGAGACGGAGACGCTGGGCCGCTTCGACGACGGCGACTACCTCGGGAACGACCCCGGCGAGGCCGTCCGCGAGTTCCGCGAGGACACCGTGATGACCTCGGTCACCCGCCACGCGTGGGAGCACCGCGACGACGAGTTCCACGCCCACGACGTCGACCTCTCGACGGTGCCCGTGCTGCGGGACGTGCTCGCGGGCAACGACTGGGACGACGTCCGGCGCGTCCACCCGGACTTCGACCCCGCGCAGTGGCCGGACCCCCCGGAGGGCACGGAGACGGCCGCGGTGAAGGACCGAACCATCGAGTACCTCGTCGAGGAGCGCGACTACTCGCCGGCGAGCGCCGAACTGGCGTCCCGGACGGTGGTCGCGGAGGTGGCCGACGGATGGGACTGAGAGAAGACCTCGAACGCTTCCGGGAGGTCGGCGAGGAGCGCCGGCAGGACCTCGCGGAGTTCATCCAGTACGGCGACCTCGGCGGCAGCGGCCCGGACTCGGTCCGCGTCCCCATCAAGCTCGTCGACCTCCCCGAGTTCCAGTACGACAAACTCGACCGGGGCGGCGTCGGGCAGGGCGACGCCGAGCCCGGCGACCAGGTCGGCGAACCCGAGGACGGCGACGGAGACGGGGACGAAGCGGGGGACGAGTCCGGCGACCACGAGTACTACGAGATGGACCCCGAGGAGTTCGCCCAGGAACTCGACGACCGCCTCGGCCTCGACCTCGACCCGAAGGGCAAGAAGGTCGTCGAGGAGACGGAGGGCGCGTTCAACGACACCGCCCGCCGCGGCCCCCGCGGGACGCTGGACTTCGCGCACCTCTACAAGCAGGGCCTGAAGCGCAAGATCGCGATGGACTTCGACGAGGACTACGTCGCCGAGGCGCTCCGCGTCCGAGACTGGGGCGTCGACGAGGTGTTCGAGTGGGCGCGCGAGCAGAACGTGCCGGTCTCGCGCGCCTGGCTGGCGGAGCGCGAACGGAGCGTCGACGACCCCGACCACTGGGCGTCCATCGAGGAGATGGAGGCCGAACTCGACGCCGAACCGACGCAGGCGCGCATCCGCCGCGGCGGTGCCGGGAAGGTGCCGCTGCGCCGCGAGGACGAGCGCTTCCGGCACCCGAAGATGGTGGAGCGCCGCGAGCGCAACGTCGTCGTCGTGAACATCCGGGACGTCTCCGGGTCGATGCGGGAAGCCAAGCGCGAGCTCGTCGAACGCACGTTCACCCCGCTGGACTGGTATCTCACGGGGAAGTACGACAACGCCGAGTTCGTCTACATCGCTCACGACGCCGACGCCTGGGAGGTCGAACGCAGCGAGTTCTTCGGCATCCGGTCCGGCGGCGGCACCCGCATCTCGACGGCCTACGACCTCGCCGAGGAGGTCCTCGACGACTACCCGTTCTCGGAGTGGAACCGGTACGTGTTCGCGGCCGGCGACGGCGAGAACAGCCACGACGACACGGAGGAGAACGTCATCCCCCTGATGCGGGACATCGACGCGAACCTCCACGCGTACGTCGAGACACAGCCCACCGACGGCGTCCAGACGGGCACCCACGCGGGGAAGCTCCGGGACGCCTTCGGCGAGGGCGACGGCGTCGCCGTCACCACGGTCACGGAGCCCGGGGACGTGATGGACGCCATCGAGACCATCCTGAGCACCGAGGACAATGACGAGACCTGAACCAGAGAAGCGGGAGACGGCCACCGAACTCGCCGAGCCCGCCCGGGAGGCGAACGCGCTCGCCCGGAAGCTCGGCCTCGACCCCTACGACGTCCAGTACTGGGTCGTGGACCACGATGAGATGAACGAACTCATCGCGTACGACGGCTTCCAGACCCGGTACCCGCACTGGCGGTGGGGGATGAAGTACGAGCAGCAACGCAAGCAGACGCAGTTCCTCGGCGGCAAGGCGTTCGAAATCGTGAACAACGACGACCCCTCGAACGCCTTCCTGCAGGTGAGCAACGACCTCGCCGACCAGAAGGCCGTCATCACGCACGTCGAGGCGCACGCGGACTTCTTCAACAACAACCGCTGGTTCGGGCTGTTCGCGGACGGCGACGGCCCGAACGCGGCGGCGATGCTGGAGCGACACGCGACCCGCGTCGAGGACTTCCTCGAAGACCCCGACATCGGCCGGGAGGCGGTCGAGCGGTTCGTCGACACCGTGCTCACCATCGAGGACAACATCGAGTACCGGCGGGCGTTCGAGCGCGACCCCGAGGGCAGCGACCCGGACGCGCTCGCGGACACGCTGGCGTCGCTCGGCGTCAGCGACGAGGTCCGCGACGAGGTGTTCACGGAGGACTGGCTGGAGGGCGTCGACGAGGTCGACGGCGATATCCGGTTCCCCGAGGAGCCCGAGTACGATCTCCTGGCGTTCCTCCGCGAGCACGGCCGGACGTTCGACGAGGACGCCGAGAAGGCCGTCGAGTTCGAGGACTGGCAGCGCGAACTCGTGGAGATGCTGCGGCGGGAGGCGTACTACTTCGCGCCCCAGCGCACGACGAAAGTGATGAACGAGGGCTGGGCGGCGTACTGGGAGTCGATGATGATGGGCGAGGAGGCGTTCGCGGACGCCGAGGAGTTCCTCGACTACGCCGACCACCAGGCCCGCGTCCTGAACAGCCCGGGGTTCAACCCCTACAAGCTCGGGAAGGAGCTCTGGGAGTACGTGGAGAACCGCGCGAACCGCCGGGAGGTCCTCGAACGGCTGCTGCGCGTGGAGGGCGTGACGTGGCGGAACTTCCACGACACAGTCGACTTCGAGGCGGTGGCGGACGCGCTGGAGCCGCCCGCGGCGCTCGCGGCAGTCGACCCCGACGACCTAGACGCAGTCGAGTCGCTGCCCGGCGAGTACGTCGACTTCGGCGCGCTGGCGGCCGCTCGCGAGCGCGAGCTGGACGTCGAGCGCTCCCCCTGGAAGCTGTTCACCTACGAGGGGCTGGCGAGACGGCACTACTCGCTCGCGAAACCACAGTACCGCGGGTTCCTGGGGCGCGTGACCCGGGACGAACTGGAGTCCGTGAGCCGCTACCTCTTCGAGACCGAGCGGTACGCGACCGTCGAGGACGCGCTCGCGGAGGTGG encodes:
- a CDS encoding SpoVR family protein, translated to MTRPEPEKRETATELAEPAREANALARKLGLDPYDVQYWVVDHDEMNELIAYDGFQTRYPHWRWGMKYEQQRKQTQFLGGKAFEIVNNDDPSNAFLQVSNDLADQKAVITHVEAHADFFNNNRWFGLFADGDGPNAAAMLERHATRVEDFLEDPDIGREAVERFVDTVLTIEDNIEYRRAFERDPEGSDPDALADTLASLGVSDEVRDEVFTEDWLEGVDEVDGDIRFPEEPEYDLLAFLREHGRTFDEDAEKAVEFEDWQRELVEMLRREAYYFAPQRTTKVMNEGWAAYWESMMMGEEAFADAEEFLDYADHQARVLNSPGFNPYKLGKELWEYVENRANRREVLERLLRVEGVTWRNFHDTVDFEAVADALEPPAALAAVDPDDLDAVESLPGEYVDFGALAAARERELDVERSPWKLFTYEGLARRHYSLAKPQYRGFLGRVTRDELESVSRYLFETERYATVEDALAEVDFAAGWDRMYAVRESHNDVTFVDEFLTQEFVDANDYFAYEFSQTRGDFRATSTAAEDVKRKLLLRFTNLGKPTIAVYDANHENRGELLLGHEYNGVMLDLDQAEATLERVFELWGRPVVLHTVTKRVTDAERKRARRNDREPEPEEVGLKLRYDGEEVEHSELDWGEVDHLAADDLDYDTKPEEWL